The proteins below come from a single Cannabis sativa cultivar Pink pepper isolate KNU-18-1 chromosome 3, ASM2916894v1, whole genome shotgun sequence genomic window:
- the LOC133036229 gene encoding secreted RxLR effector protein 161-like yields the protein MSEAKTVTTPLASHFKLAQNQAPANEEDRLYMDNVPYASCVGSLMYCMVCTRPDLAYALSMVSRFISDPGKTHWEAVKWILRYLNGTSNVGLLYRDNGKFETEIAGYVDSDYAGSIDTRRSITGYAFTMFGGCISWKSNLQKVVALSTTEAEYMAATEAIKEAIWLRGFTEELGFKGEDITVHCDNQSAIHLMKNPMYHERSKHIDIKLHFIREVITRKEIQIKKIGTKENPADMLTKYVPQAKFRLCLNLLSILTA from the coding sequence ATGAGTGAGGCCAAGACAGTCACTACACCTCTTGCCTCACACTTCAAACTTGCTCAAAATCAAGCTCCAGCTAATGAAGAAGACAGACTGTACATGGACAATGTACCCTATGCTTCCTGTGTTGGAAGCTTAATGTACTGTATGGTCTGTACCAGACCTGACTTGGCCTATGCATTGAGCATGGTAAGCAGATTTATATCTGATCCAGGGAAGACACATTGGGAGGCTGTGAAGTGGATTCTAAGGTACCTAAATGGAACTTCTAATGTTGGATTGCTGTACAGAGACAATGGAAAATTTGAAACTGAAATTGCAGGGTATGTTGATTCGGACTATGCAGGGAGTATTGACACCAGAAGGTCTATCACTGGTTATGCATTTACAATGTTTGGTGGATGTATTAGCTGGAAATCGAATCTACAAAAGGTAGTTGCATTATCCACCACAGAAGCAGAGTATATGGCTGCCACTGAAGCCATTAAAGAGGCAATCTGGTTAAGAGGATTCACTGAAGAACTTGGTTTCAAAGGAGAAGACATCACTGTCCATTGTGATAATCAAAGTGCCATTCACTTAATGAAGAATCCCATGTACCATGAAAGGTCCAAACATATAGATATCAAGCTACATTTTATTAGAGAAGTGATTACAAGGAAAGAAATACAGATTAAGAAGATTGGAACTAAAGAAAACCCTGCTGACATGCTAACCAAGTATGTTCCTCAAGCAAAATTCAGACTTTGTCTGAATTTGCTTAGCATTCTCACTGCCTGA